In Rattus rattus isolate New Zealand chromosome 3, Rrattus_CSIRO_v1, whole genome shotgun sequence, one genomic interval encodes:
- the LOC116895499 gene encoding histone H3.3A-like, with amino-acid sequence MTGTKQIAHKSTGGTAPRKQLATNAACKSAPSTGGVKKPHNSRPGTVAPHEIRSYQKFTELLLCRFPFQHLVQEIAQDFKTNLCFHSAVISPLKEASEAYLGDLFEDTTLSHAKRVTIMPKEST; translated from the coding sequence ATGACTGGTACAAAGCAGATTGCCCACAAATCCACCGGTGGTACAGCACCCAGGAAACAATTGGCTACAAATGCTGCTTGCAAGAGTGCGCCCTCTACTGGAGGAGTGAAGAAACCTCATAATTCCAGGCCTGGTACTGTAGCGCCCCACGAAATCAGAAGCTACCAGAAGTTCACAGAACTTCTGCTTTGCAGGTTCCCCTTTCAGCATCTGGTGCAAGAAATTGCTCAGGACTTCAAAACAAATCTGTGCTTCCACAGTGCTGTTATTAGTCCTTTGAAGGAGGCAAGTGAGGCCTATCTTGGTGATCTTTTTGAAGATACTACGCTATCCCATGCCAAACGTGTAACAATTATGCCAAAAGAATCCACATAG